GAGAAGCCGACATGCAACAAAAAGTACAGCTACAGCACAGGAGGACAGCACCGAAGAAGGCAAACCCAGCTTTCAGGTCTTACTGGATGTTGTGCAGTTCCGTCCTGAAGATATCATCATTCAGACTTTCGAAGGCTGGCTCCTGATCAAAGCTCAGCATGGACCTAGGATGGACGAACATGGTTTCATATCCAGAAGCTTTGTTAGACAATACAAATTACCTAATGGAGTCAAGAAAAAAGATTTGTCTGCTCTCTTCTGCCATGATGGCATTTTGGTTGTTGAAATGAAGAGCTCAGAGGGAATGGACTAAAGTCTTTTTAATTGTTATTGGTGAGATGATATTATTCCTAATGTAACTCAAACAATGCTTTGCAATGTAGCCATGCATGTGAAGTTGTTGGTTTGTATTTACAATGGAGATAAGAACAAAACTTTGCATATATTTTCTGTGTGTTGAGTTTTATTGTTTGATGTGAAATGTAAGACTACTTTCCTTCAGCTGCATATATGCTGGAGACCCATGCTTTTTAGATAAAAGAAAGTTTATGGCAGTCataacaaatgaaaaatatttcatataatgCTCTCTGATGAGGTACCAAGTGTAAAGCATGTATAAAAATGCCAATAAACAGGGGTTACCTTTGTAATATGTATTCATGAGATAAATAATGAAAGGAGCAGCAGACATTAGTCTATGAGTTGTATGGAATTTTAATTTACATAACAGAAAAAtgccatgtttttaaaagttatatcACTATATAATGTTAACTTCAACATTTCTTAGGAGATGTCAAAGCACGCACGAGCAGCATGCATTTGGTCTGCAAAATAATTTTTGGGAAAAACTTTTTGAATTcaaatttatttctaaaaattgCTTGCAAGTCTGCCcttaaaaaatatattgtactTAAGGGAATATTGAACAGCAGAATAAACATTAAATGCAATGTTTCAAAATGTGCCATCTTTCTACTAATACTGAGTCAActtattttaatggaaatttttcaaatgctttgtttttaatcACTGTTCGTTTTGTTTAAATATCCTGGCTTTCTGCCAacaatagaaacaaaatattgctCACTTATAAAAGCTCAAAAGTCATTCTTGTGTAGCTGCCCCTGACTTAAAGGCATTAATATGCTAAGGATGAATTTAGTCCAACAAGTTTACACAATCAATGTGATAACAATCATGTATCATGTAATCATGTTTTCTTCTGTGACTTTCTTTAGAacttaaggtcctgatcctgcaattggatctctGGCAGCAGATGCTTGTGCCCACAGAGCCTAACTGGCTCTGCACCAGCATAGGGGTCCAAATGCCTGATTGCAAGATGGGGCCCAACTAAGAACACAGGGCTGCTTTCTTCTCTCAATTATACTAGAGCAATCCCACTCATTTCAATGGAGTTGTGCAACTAAGGTTAGCCAGGACTCTGCCTGCTATGTCTAACAATTGGTCTTCAACATTACAAAAAGATTTGTTACAAATGGttctgtaaatacacaaaaattcTAGGGGAACTGCAGCTGCAAGTGAAACTGCCTCCTTTTATGTGTACTGAAGATAAGTATGACTGCTGTGCTATGAATAGTAAAGGAATGCAGAGTGGAAAGTGCCAAGCTAAATACAGACTCTTGCTGATAGCCATCTGCTGTTCagacaaattaaaaacatttttgaactaaatcaaatacaaataaaattctgAGTATATTAAATCACAAGGGAAAAATCAGattaacaaaaatgtttctaCCCCAGGCTCAAAAAGAGAGCTCTCAAGTTTATAGTGAAAGCACTAGACTTGTGTGTTTGTGCTCGCATGCTGTAGAAATGTTTATATTAGTGATCAATTAAATTTGAAGAAATTTGAAAGCCATTGGTTTGGAATAGGCCAAAtactaaatttttaatttttaaaaaatgtttgcactCCAAACTCACACCAATTTCAAAGCAAGTTTGCTCTCCATAAGGAATGATGGATTAAGTCCAGAGCCTGCAATTCACTGCATATGGTCACCCCACTGCACTCAATCACAGTGGATTGCAGGTTGGGGGCCTACATTTATTTTCTTGGCTGATGTACACATTGGTCTCTTTTTGTGTGGCACCATAGCCAGCAAACTAATGTTTTCTAGCAAACTggtttaaacataaaataaaagtcCCTCAACCCTCTCCTTTGCCCCCAAGTGTGCCTTTCTATATCCATAGGTTTGAGGAAATTAGAATGAGGTTCCAGTCACAAAATTCAGGCCTAGATTCAGATTCCAAACTGATCAAACTCCAGGAGCTTTCGTAGGACACACGTTAAATGCGATTGGGTGGGCTAGTTAGTgccacaggaaatgagattccatCTCTGGGCAACAGCTGCTTaacgccccccaccccactgcctgggggaaaatgggggagaggcatgagggggcaaggagaggctgcagtggggagacagCAGTCTCCACTGGGTGGTGCCAGGGAACCCATTAAGACCCAAAAGGGGGACACCAGCAGCGTTCCCCTAGCAGACCAGGAccaccgagagcgggttcgggccccccagcaagggcggaccggctaaacaagGCCGACGAGATGGGGGGAAAGCTGGGCTCCAGACCCCGTTCCGGACCGCTGGGACCCGGGCCCCCTTTCGGACCGCCAGGTCCCGATAATTTGTACCGGTTCCCCCCCTCGTCAGCCCTGGTTCCACCCACCTCAGCTGTGGGTTACCAAAGCTACCACAAGGCTACCTGACCCTCCTGGAGACCTGAGTCTGCAGGCGCATTTCAGATCACTTAGGGGAGTGAACCGGgacactcatagactcatagactttaaggtcagaagggaccattatgatcatctggtctgaccccctgcatgctgcaggccacaaaaccgtccctaccccttccctgaactctgctgttgaagtccccaatcctgtgttttagtgacttcaatcggcagagaccctcctgctagtgatccctgccccatgctgcggaggaaggtgaaaaacctccagaggctcagccaatctaccctggaggaaaattccttcccgaccccaaatatggcgatcagtaagaccccgagcatgtaggcaagagtctctagcctgacccctgttagccattatactatttacctaccattgcttggtattccttggctactatgttttaccactaaaccattccctccataaacttatctaacttaatcttaaaaccagacaggtccgtcgcccccaccatttccctcggaaggccgttccaatatttcacccctctgacggtcagaaaactttgtctaatttcaagcctgaacttccccacggccagtttctTCTCCACCAGCCCCCCAGCAGGTCCAGCACTCAGCAGTGAGAACCAGAGCTAATCGGTTAATGAAAAATAGCCACCAGGTAATGATAAAGAACCAGAAATATGACAGTCACTAATATTTGATTAATTACTGCTCACATATTACTGTTCAGACTCATTGCTCGAATCCCAGCCTGGGGCAAGATCTCTGGGACTTTCTAAACATCAATAACAGCCTCTAGACTGCCCCCCTCCAATCCCTACATCACCCAGGGTCTTTGGTCCCCTCAGCAGAGACCGTGTCAGTAGAGCTGTGTGTATCCTCTGCCCCACCCACCTCCAAATAATCTGCCTCCGT
This genomic window from Trachemys scripta elegans isolate TJP31775 chromosome 6, CAS_Tse_1.0, whole genome shotgun sequence contains:
- the HSPB3 gene encoding heat shock protein beta-3: MEGVVTRHWVETPVRYQEQFAVQDLEACKLDHSLYALPGPSKAEVRSRHATKSTATAQEDSTEEGKPSFQVLLDVVQFRPEDIIIQTFEGWLLIKAQHGPRMDEHGFISRSFVRQYKLPNGVKKKDLSALFCHDGILVVEMKSSEGMD